In Candidatus Promineifilum breve, one genomic interval encodes:
- the acnA gene encoding aconitate hydratase AcnA: MTTRLFDSFGARAKLKGTDYHYYRLDKLSRLADVDRLPFSIKILLEALLRSADGYEVMPADVERLARWSPQMGASFEIPFKPGRVILQDFTGVPAVVDLAAMRAAMARLGGKPSRINPIVPVDLVIDHSVQVDQFGSAFALFYNAEREFERNRERYEFLKWGQAAFENFRVVPPATGIVHQVNLEYLGQVVMSKPEGDDRVAFPDSLVGTDSHTTMINGLGVLGWGVGGIEAEAVMLGQPIYMLAPAVVGVRLVGSLPEGATATDLVLRITEMLRKKGVVGKFVEYFGPGLGNMTLADRATIANMCPEYGATVGFFPVDDETLNYLRNTGRPAALVDLVERYTKEQGLFRTETTPDPEFSDMVELDLATIEPSLAGPKLPQDRIALKHMKETFRQHLVAPVGPRGFGLTEEDLGRTAEVANGHTTAIGHGAVVIAAITSCTNTSNPSVMLAAGLLAKKAVEAGLTVPPYVKTSLAPGSRVVEDYLKRAGLLPYLEQLGFHIVGFGCTTCIGNSGPLPDEVSQAIQDGQLVVSSVLSGNRNFEGRVHPDTRSNYLASPPLVVAYALAGRTDLDMYNEPIGTGEDGRPVYLQEIWPSNAEIKRVMAEALTPEMFTEQYGNAFTGNEMWNLIPTSGGELYKWDHSSTYIQEPPFFAGLAREVKPITDIKGARVLVKVGDSITTDHISPAGSISRTSPAAYYLMNQDVEPREFNSYGSRRGNDRVMTRGTFANIRLRNQMAPGTEGGMTTYLPTGEVMSIFQASLKYKESGTPLVALAGHEYGTGSSRDWAAKGPLLLGIRLVIAESFERIHRSNLVGMGILPLQYRPGENAQTLGLDGNEIYSTVGLTDELQPGQAVTVRAEFADGRISTFETICRIDTPVEVDYYRNGGILHTVLRHFLAE, from the coding sequence ATGACCACTCGTTTGTTTGATAGCTTTGGCGCGCGGGCCAAGCTCAAGGGTACGGATTACCACTATTACCGCCTGGACAAATTGTCGCGTCTGGCCGACGTTGATCGTCTGCCCTTCTCGATCAAAATCCTGTTGGAAGCCCTGTTGCGGTCGGCCGACGGCTACGAGGTGATGCCCGCCGACGTGGAGCGGCTGGCCCGCTGGTCGCCGCAGATGGGCGCGTCGTTCGAGATTCCCTTCAAGCCCGGCCGCGTCATCCTGCAAGATTTCACCGGCGTGCCCGCGGTGGTCGATCTGGCGGCCATGCGCGCGGCGATGGCCCGCCTGGGGGGCAAGCCCAGCCGCATCAACCCCATCGTGCCCGTCGATCTGGTCATCGACCATTCGGTGCAGGTCGATCAATTCGGCTCGGCCTTCGCCCTGTTCTACAACGCCGAGCGCGAGTTCGAGCGCAACCGCGAACGGTACGAGTTCCTAAAATGGGGCCAGGCGGCGTTCGAGAACTTCCGCGTTGTGCCGCCGGCCACCGGCATCGTCCATCAGGTCAATCTGGAATATCTGGGCCAGGTGGTGATGAGCAAGCCGGAGGGCGACGACCGCGTGGCCTTCCCCGATAGCCTGGTCGGCACCGATTCGCACACGACGATGATCAACGGCCTGGGCGTGCTGGGCTGGGGCGTGGGCGGCATCGAGGCCGAGGCGGTCATGCTCGGCCAGCCGATCTACATGCTGGCTCCGGCCGTCGTCGGCGTGCGCCTCGTGGGCAGCCTGCCCGAAGGGGCCACGGCCACCGACCTCGTCCTGCGCATCACCGAAATGCTGCGCAAGAAGGGCGTCGTCGGCAAGTTCGTCGAATATTTCGGCCCCGGCCTCGGCAACATGACCCTGGCCGACCGGGCGACCATCGCCAATATGTGCCCGGAATATGGGGCCACGGTCGGCTTCTTCCCCGTCGATGACGAGACGCTCAACTATCTGCGCAATACCGGCCGCCCGGCGGCGCTGGTCGATCTGGTTGAGCGTTACACCAAGGAGCAGGGCCTCTTCCGCACCGAGACTACGCCCGACCCCGAATTCAGCGACATGGTGGAACTCGACCTGGCGACCATTGAGCCGAGTCTGGCCGGGCCGAAGCTGCCCCAGGATCGCATCGCCCTCAAGCACATGAAGGAGACGTTCCGCCAGCATCTGGTAGCCCCGGTGGGGCCGCGCGGCTTCGGGCTGACCGAGGAAGATCTGGGGCGCACGGCCGAAGTCGCCAACGGCCACACAACGGCCATCGGCCACGGCGCGGTGGTCATCGCCGCCATCACCAGCTGCACCAATACGTCGAACCCCAGCGTCATGCTGGCCGCCGGGCTGCTGGCGAAAAAGGCGGTCGAGGCCGGGCTGACCGTGCCGCCCTATGTGAAGACCAGCCTGGCCCCCGGCTCGCGGGTGGTCGAGGATTATCTGAAGCGCGCCGGGCTGCTGCCCTATCTGGAGCAACTGGGCTTCCACATCGTCGGCTTCGGCTGCACGACGTGCATCGGCAACTCCGGCCCGCTGCCGGATGAGGTCAGCCAGGCCATTCAGGACGGCCAACTGGTCGTCTCGTCGGTGCTCAGCGGCAATCGCAACTTCGAGGGGCGCGTCCATCCCGACACGCGCAGCAACTATCTGGCCTCGCCGCCGCTGGTGGTGGCCTATGCCCTGGCCGGGCGCACCGACCTCGATATGTACAATGAACCCATCGGCACTGGCGAGGATGGGCGGCCGGTGTATCTGCAAGAAATCTGGCCCAGCAACGCCGAGATCAAGCGCGTCATGGCCGAAGCGCTGACGCCGGAGATGTTCACCGAGCAGTACGGCAACGCCTTCACCGGCAACGAGATGTGGAACCTGATCCCCACAAGCGGCGGCGAACTGTACAAATGGGATCATTCCTCCACCTACATCCAGGAGCCGCCGTTCTTTGCCGGGCTGGCGCGTGAGGTGAAGCCCATTACCGACATCAAGGGGGCGCGCGTGCTGGTCAAGGTCGGCGATTCGATCACCACCGACCACATCTCGCCGGCCGGTTCCATCTCGCGCACCAGCCCGGCGGCCTACTACCTGATGAATCAGGACGTGGAGCCGCGCGAGTTCAACTCCTACGGCTCGCGGCGCGGCAATGACCGGGTGATGACCCGCGGCACGTTCGCCAACATTCGCCTGCGCAACCAGATGGCCCCCGGCACCGAGGGCGGCATGACCACCTATCTGCCCACCGGTGAAGTGATGAGCATCTTCCAGGCCTCGCTGAAGTACAAGGAGAGCGGCACGCCCCTGGTGGCGCTGGCCGGGCACGAATACGGCACGGGCAGCTCGCGCGACTGGGCGGCCAAGGGGCCGCTGCTGCTGGGCATCCGCCTGGTCATCGCCGAGAGCTTCGAGCGCATCCACCGTAGCAATCTGGTCGGCATGGGTATCCTGCCCTTGCAATACCGGCCGGGCGAGAACGCGCAGACGCTGGGCCTTGACGGCAACGAAATCTACTCCACGGTCGGGCTGACCGACGAATTGCAGCCGGGGCAGGCGGTCACCGTCCGCGCCGAGTTCGCCGACGGCCGGATCAGCACCTTCGAGACCATCTGCCGCATCGATACGCCGGTGGAAGTGGACTACTATCGCAATGGCGGTATCCTCCATACTGTGTTGCGCCACTTCCTGGCGGAGTAA
- a CDS encoding outer membrane protein assembly factor BamB family protein, translating into MENITNGKFTGRARRRSALAALALGMALLAACNQGGASTVETTADAAMHRANPARTGLYAADGPTEYQSIKWQFAAADWVFGAPAVLGDTVFVAGYDGHAYALDRETGAEKWRFDSGAEIIASPAAAGDLLFVGNMGGVILALDGATGEERWRVESGAGFSGSPAVVGDTVYFGNEAGLLLALDTADGAERWRFQQPDTNMPFSPAVADGIVYAAVSNGILYALDAATGEEQWRYDPNTQTNLHSPTADPVVADGVVYFMTTDTSLKGILHAIDVATQTVRWQYSSQAENFSAPAVSGDKLIWGSLDHKLYAVSAESGELLWTYPTEDIIFSAAAIAGETVYVGGQDMNLHAVNINDGRRRWQFRAESSVSSPAVVDGVVFVGTEGGIVYALQ; encoded by the coding sequence ATGGAAAATATCACGAATGGCAAGTTCACGGGCCGGGCGCGCCGGCGTTCGGCCCTGGCGGCGCTGGCGCTAGGGATGGCGCTGCTGGCCGCTTGTAATCAGGGCGGGGCGAGCACGGTCGAAACCACGGCCGACGCCGCCATGCACCGCGCCAACCCGGCCCGCACCGGCCTGTATGCGGCCGACGGGCCGACCGAGTACCAGTCCATCAAGTGGCAATTCGCCGCCGCCGATTGGGTCTTCGGCGCGCCGGCCGTGCTGGGCGATACCGTCTTCGTCGCCGGCTACGACGGCCACGCCTACGCCCTCGACCGCGAGACGGGCGCGGAGAAGTGGCGCTTCGACTCCGGGGCCGAGATCATCGCTTCGCCCGCGGCGGCCGGCGATTTGCTGTTCGTGGGCAACATGGGCGGCGTCATCCTGGCCCTCGACGGCGCGACGGGCGAAGAACGGTGGCGGGTGGAAAGTGGCGCGGGCTTCTCCGGCTCGCCGGCCGTCGTCGGCGATACGGTCTACTTCGGCAACGAGGCCGGGCTGCTGCTGGCCCTGGACACGGCCGATGGGGCCGAGCGCTGGCGCTTCCAGCAACCGGATACCAACATGCCCTTCTCCCCGGCCGTGGCCGACGGGATCGTCTACGCGGCGGTATCGAACGGCATCCTCTATGCCCTCGACGCGGCCACGGGCGAGGAACAGTGGCGCTATGACCCCAACACCCAGACGAACCTGCACTCGCCCACAGCCGACCCCGTGGTCGCTGACGGCGTGGTTTATTTTATGACCACCGACACCTCCCTGAAGGGCATCCTGCACGCCATCGACGTGGCGACGCAGACCGTCCGCTGGCAATATTCCAGCCAGGCCGAGAACTTCTCCGCGCCGGCCGTCAGTGGCGACAAGTTGATCTGGGGCAGCCTGGATCACAAACTGTACGCCGTATCGGCCGAATCCGGCGAGTTACTTTGGACCTATCCGACGGAAGACATCATCTTCAGCGCGGCGGCCATCGCCGGCGAGACGGTCTACGTCGGCGGGCAGGATATGAACCTCCACGCCGTCAACATCAACGACGGCCGCCGGCGCTGGCAATTCCGGGCCGAGTCCAGCGTGTCGTCGCCGGCCGTGGTCGACGGCGTCGTCTTCGTCGGCACCGAGGGCGGCATTGTCTATGCCCTCCAATAA